A single region of the Denticeps clupeoides chromosome 18, fDenClu1.1, whole genome shotgun sequence genome encodes:
- the LOC114767968 gene encoding V-type proton ATPase 116 kDa subunit a-like has protein sequence MGSLFRSEEVCLVQLFLQSDSAYNCVSELGELGIVEFRDLNPNVNAFQRKFVGEVRRCEEMEKTFAFLEQEIGRSLSPSLRGPLQPPVPTPPAPQPKELLTIEEEGERLARELKEVSRNRDSLRAQLNQLSQYRGVLTKTHSITASQAPPPSFDTAGIPENRQDVRLSFVAGVVHPWKVPAFERLLWRACRGYIIVDFRDMEEKLELPETGDLVQWKIFLISYWGDQIGQKVKKICDCFHTQTFAYPEGVAERGEILSGLQGRIEDIRSVMSETEQYLQQLLLRALVVLPQWKVRVQKCKAVHLVLNLCSPSVTEKCLIAEAWCPVNQLPAVQSALREGGRKSGSGVDSFYNRLPTTVSPPTLFPTNSFTAGFQNIVDAYGVASYREVNPALYTTITFPFLFAVMFGDVGHGLLMAVAALWMVLEEKDPKLRNNTNEIWRMLFGGRYLILLMGLFSVYTGAIYNECFSRRLSPFTSSWHIAPMATHYNWTPETLQTTPLLTLDPNITGVFTGPYPFGIDPVWGLASNQLTFLNSYKMKMSVIIGIIHMTFGVSLSFFNYMHFRKFSSVFLVLIPELVFMLCLFGYLVFMVIFKWIAYGPADSNTAPSILIHFIDMFLFVENKENPNLFEAQPVVQKILVVVALCSVPVLLLGKPIHQYVTHRRRRTYHLVNDDQSPLLSENASINAHQAEVELGGRGKEEEEFDATNEFMHQAIHTIEYCLGCISNTASYLRLWALSLAHAQLSEVLWTMVMRNGLSSQSYMGSVFLSVVFAGFAVLTVSILLVMEGLSAFLHALRLHWVEFQNKFYSGTGYKLNPFCFSSVISVSLGNV, from the exons agatcgGGCGTTCTCTTTCACCCAGTCTCCGTGGACCTCTCCAGCCGCCGGTTCCAACCCCCCCGGCCCCACAACCCAAAGAGCTGCTGACCATCGAGGAGGAGGGCGAGAGGCTGGCGCGGGAGCTGAAAGAG GTCTCCAGGAACAGAGACAGTCTCCGTGCTCAACTGAATCAGCTCAGCCAGTACCGAGGCGTCCTCACAAAGACACACTCCATCACTGCCTCACAG GCCCCGCCTCCATCATTCGACACCGCTGGCATTCCGGAAAACCGGCAAGATGTGCGTCTCAGCTTTGTGGCAGGAGTGGTGCACCCCTGGAAAGTACCTGCTTTCGAGCGCCTGCTGTGGCGAGCGTGCCGCGGTTACATTATTGTCGACTTCCGTGACATGGAGGAAAAACTGGAGCTTCCAGAAACG GGGGACCTGGTGCAGTGGAAGATCTTTCTCATCTCCTATTGGGGGGACCAGATTGGGCAGAAAGTCAAGAAAATCTGTGACTG CTTCCACACTCAGACCTTCGCTTACCCGGAGGGCGTGGCTGAAAGAGGAGAGATTCTCAGCGGCCTGCAGGGGAGGATTGAAGACATCAGGTCG GTGATGTCTGAAACGGAGCAGTACCTGCAGCAGTTGCTGCTGCGGGCGCTGGTGGTTTTGCCGCAGTGGAAGGTGCGGGTGCAGAAGTGCAAAGCCGTGCACCTGGTGCTCAACCTCTGCAGCCCCTCAGTGACGGAGAAGTGCCTCATCGCTGAGGCCTGGTGCCCCGTCAACCAGTTGCCGGCCGTGCAGAGCGccctgagagagggaggg agaAAGAGTGGTAGTGGGGTCGACTCCTTCTACAACCGGCTACCCACGACTGTTTCTCCCCCCACCCTCTTCCCCACCAACTCGTTCACTGCCGGCTTCCAGAACATCGTAGATGCCTATGGTGTGGCCAGCTACCGAGAGGTCAACCCAG CTCTTTATACAACAATCACCTTCCCGTTCCTGTTTGCTGTCATGTTTGGTGATGTTGGTCATGGCCTTCTTATGGCTGTGGCAGCTCTCTGGATGGTACTAGAGGAGAAAGATCCAAAACTGAGGAACAATACTAATGAG ATCTGGCGGATGTTATTTGGAGGCCGTTATCTCATCCTGCTGATGGGCTTGTTCTCTGTCTACACTGGAGCTATTTACAATGAGTGTTTCAGTCGCAGACTTAGCCCTTTCACCTCTAGCTGGCATATAGCTCCCATGGCTACTCATTACAACTGGAC TCCAGAAACACTGCAGACCACTCCATTGCTGACTTTGGACCCTAATATCACTGGAGTTTTTACTGGACCATACCCTTTTGGCATTGACCCA GTTTGGGGTTTGGCAAGTAACCAACTGACGTTCCTTAACTCCTACAAGATGAAGATGTCTGTCATCATTGGAATCATTCATATGACCTTTGGTGTTTCTTTGTCCTTTTTCAACTACAT GCACTTCCGCAAGTTCAGCAGTGTGTTTTTGGTGCTCATCCCGGAACTGGTGTTCATGCTGTGCTTATTTGGGTACCTTGTGTTTATGGTAATTTTTAAGTGGATTGCGTATGGACCTGCGGACTCTAACACGGCACCCAGTATTCTCATCCATTTCATCGACATGTTCTTATTCGTTGAGAACAAGGAGAACCCTAATCTTTTTGAAGCACAG CCGGTGGTCCAGAAGATTTTAGTGGTTGTGGCCCTTTGCTCTGTTCCTGTCCTGCTGCTAGGAAAACCCATCCACCAGTATGTGACGCACAGACGAAGGAGAACCTACCATTTAGTTAAT GATGACCAGAGTCCCTTGCTCTCTGAGAATGCTTCCATAAATGCTCACCAGGCAGAGGTTGAGCTAGGTGGAAgaggaaaagaggaggag GAGTTTGATGCTACAAATGAGTTTATGCATCAGGCCATTCATACAATTGAGTACTGCTTGGGCTGCATCTCCAACACAGCATCGTACCTGAGACTATGGGCTCTCAGTCTGGCCCATGCAC AGCTGTCAGAGGTACTCTGGACGATGGTGATGAGAAACGGCCTGTCGTCCCAGTCCTACATGGGATCTGTATTTCTGTCGGTTGTTTTTGCTGGTTTTGCTGTGCTTACTGTGTCCATCCTGCTGGTCATGGAGGGGCTATCTGCATTCTTGCATGCTCTGAGATTGCACTG GGTGGAGTTCCAGAATAAGTTCTACAGCGGGACGGGATACAAGCTGAACCCTTTCTGTTTCAGTTCTGTAATCAGTGTCTCATTGGGGAATGTATAA